The sequence AAAGGTCGAGTGGTCGAAGCCCGGCTCGTCCCAGTTCAGATCCAGGAACCAGCGGAACAACAGGTTGTAGTCCAACTGCTCGCACAACAGCCGCTCGCTGCGCACCGTGTACAGCGCCATCAACAGCGAGGCCTTCAGCAACCGCTCCGGCGGAATCGAGGGCCGGCCCACTTCACTGTACATCTGCTCGAACAATGGCGAGAGTTCCTCAGCGCGACCTCTGCCAATGACTTGATCATCCTGATCGGATGGTTGGCCGGTATCCGTTGCTCCGGATTCACCAACGTCAGCATCGTGGCCTGTGGCCGATCGTGTCCCCGCATCTTCCGCTCCCTCCCCAACCTGGATCACTTCGTTCCACTATACCGATGCAAAACCATCCGTCGATCCCAACACAGAAGAATTTTTCAACAGCCTGCTAGGAGGCACAACGCCTTCATCGCGGTGGACGCTCGCGCCAGCCAGGCGGATTGCTGGCTCATCAAAGCCGCCGGCGCGGGTGTGCGGTTTCTCTCGCTGTCGGCTTCCGCGTAGAACTGCACCCCAATCGACTTAAGCGCCTGCTATCGATCTAGACAAGGGTGAACTGTTCGACGACCGATTCGAAAAGAGTCATCGCTTTTGATACCGCCAGCGATTTGCCACGACCTTGATCTGTTCTTCGGACATCGCGGCGCTCTGCCATCCCTTGTCGAAGTCGATGTCGTTCGACTTGGGAAGCTGATCGGGCGAAAGGTCTCTGATCATGATGCGCGAGGGCAGCATTGCCGCCTGCCCCACAAAGATCGCTTCTTGTCGCCGCAGGCCAGAGAGCATCTTTGTGAGCCCCGCCATCGAGTCAGGGAGCATCCCGCGGACGTGCTCTCTATCTGACTCATTCGTAATTCGGAGCACTATCCAGGAGTTGCACTGGGACAAGACGGTTGCCTCAACCTCGCTCGGGCGTTGCGACACCAACATCAAACCAATGCCGTACTTGCGACCCTCCTTCGCGACTCTCCGGATGGCTTCTTGCGCCGCCTCGTATTGAGCTGCTCCGCTGTTTGGCACGTAACGATGGGCCTCTTCACAGACGAGCAGGACGGGACTCGCTTCGCGCTCAGGAACTGTTTGCCAAACCTTGAGCGAAAAAAGGGTACGCGCAATAGCAGCGCTTGCAGTACCTGCGACTTCATTTGGCACGCCCGACACGTCGACGATTCGCAGCGGCCCTCCATCCCCTAATAGCTGGCTCAGCACACCCGGAAACGGATCGTTCGCACCGTCCCACGGCCTCATCATGAACGCGAGTCGCTCGTCTTTGATAAGAGAGTCGAGCTTACGCAAAACCTTGTTGTAGTCTTCATGATCATTCTTGTTCTTGTTGGCCGGCCTCTGTGCGTTTATTGCGCCAACAAAACCGATCCCGTATTTTGTTCCGCCGAGTTCACCGAACACATCTAGCCCTGAAGGATCGCCAATGATGTAAGGAATCGGCGAATCAACAGTGAGTTTCATGGGGTCAAGATGCAGCGTGTCCCTCGCTGCGGTCATTCGCGCCGTAAGTAGCGCGTTCTTTACGATGTTCGATTGCGAGGTAGCCGCGTGTTCAGTCTTCCCGAGCAAGAGACCGATCGTTTCGTCTAGGTCTAACAGCCAGTACGGGAGCGAGAGCGTACCTTCATCAGTTGAAAGGCGCTTACAATCCTTCTCGGGGAACGCTTTGCCGTACTCGTTATGCGGATCGAGAATGACAATCTGCGGTGTCCAACTCGCGTAGCCCGCCTCCTTTCCCCGTTCAAGAATGCTGTGAATAATCGCTGCAACCGCACCGGACTTACCGGACCCGGTCGAACCGAGCACCGCAGTGTGCTTGCCGAGTAGTTCGTTCATATCCGCAAAGCACGGCGCACCGCCCGACCCGACGTGCTCGCCGAGGCGAATAACCGACCCTGTCCCGTGCCCATAGATGAAGCGCAGTTCCGACTTTGGTGTGAGATACACGGTCTGCTGCGGCAAGGGATAGGTCGCCACGCCACGTTCGAACTTCAACCTTGGTTTGCCGGCGGCGTCCGAGGTCCACTCGCCCTCCCCAAACAAGTCGGCCTCGACGATCCTCTCATCCGGCGAGGCGTTGGGCGCCAGACCGCGCTCGGCTTCGTACTCTGCTTTCATTCTGAGCCGACCGACAAGCGCGTAGATCAGGCGACGCCCGAAGTGGATGCGAACGATCGAACCGAATTGGCCGATCGGATAGGCCTCGCCCGCATAGACACGCGACAGCTCCGTCAGACCGGAGTCCAATTCGGCAATGACGTGAGATCCGTCTACTTCAATGATCTTGCCGATGGCCAAGTTCTCAATCGGATCGCCTGGATTGCGTTTCTCGCTGTTCATCGCTCACCTCCAAGCAGCCGAGTGATGTTCTCGAACTTCCACCATAGGAGGTCATTCGTCGCGCTTTCCGACTGAGTGCCGTGGAAGAAACCCCGATTAGCGAAAACGATCACCTGCTCTTTTACATCGTCGTCGTTATGCCATTCCTTCAACTGACCGGCAGGCTCGTTGTCAGACGTGAACACGACAATTGTGAGGTCACCTGCCGATTCCCGTAACGCGCGATCGAGTTCAAGATTGATGTGAGTGTCGCCGAATCGATACCCGCAGACGACCAGAACACACTGGGAACCGCGACTCGGCCGGAGCACTCGTCGAGCGCGCTCCCATAGTTGCGCGAAGGGGTCAAGCTGAGTTTCGCGGTATTTCGTC comes from Candidatus Binatus sp. and encodes:
- a CDS encoding ATP-binding protein, which codes for MNSEKRNPGDPIENLAIGKIIEVDGSHVIAELDSGLTELSRVYAGEAYPIGQFGSIVRIHFGRRLIYALVGRLRMKAEYEAERGLAPNASPDERIVEADLFGEGEWTSDAAGKPRLKFERGVATYPLPQQTVYLTPKSELRFIYGHGTGSVIRLGEHVGSGGAPCFADMNELLGKHTAVLGSTGSGKSGAVAAIIHSILERGKEAGYASWTPQIVILDPHNEYGKAFPEKDCKRLSTDEGTLSLPYWLLDLDETIGLLLGKTEHAATSQSNIVKNALLTARMTAARDTLHLDPMKLTVDSPIPYIIGDPSGLDVFGELGGTKYGIGFVGAINAQRPANKNKNDHEDYNKVLRKLDSLIKDERLAFMMRPWDGANDPFPGVLSQLLGDGGPLRIVDVSGVPNEVAGTASAAIARTLFSLKVWQTVPEREASPVLLVCEEAHRYVPNSGAAQYEAAQEAIRRVAKEGRKYGIGLMLVSQRPSEVEATVLSQCNSWIVLRITNESDREHVRGMLPDSMAGLTKMLSGLRRQEAIFVGQAAMLPSRIMIRDLSPDQLPKSNDIDFDKGWQSAAMSEEQIKVVANRWRYQKR
- a CDS encoding transposase; the encoded protein is MFEQMYSEVGRPSIPPERLLKASLLMALYTVRSERLLCEQLDYNLLFRWFLDLNWDEPGFDHSTF